From the genome of Anticarsia gemmatalis isolate Benzon Research Colony breed Stoneville strain chromosome 13, ilAntGemm2 primary, whole genome shotgun sequence, one region includes:
- the DCTN2-p50 gene encoding dynactin subunit 2 isoform X1, with protein sequence MADPKYENLPGIAYDQPDVYETGDLPEADQPDPVEEEDNENIEQLHLSVKDSFNKFKGKFLTGTVDFSDRLSRKSRIGYRAGEWELAAEGEPETPLERYNRLRCEFSELLEQVTEQQNKATESEKDEYTKLAVQINSTKKLLEELKLEEGELIDPKAEKLKEYLSSNGKKKQGELVTAHLKLKPEVNLAYTTRIAQLEHRLHKLEQAAGVRDEEAFRRLQATTGQATLCGAASALAAQTSLLRAGELAAAEARVTSLRTNVEALKASVKPADPELDAKVNELYKLLKQIDGISHSEILERMEALEALHNQASNFGKSLTELETLQTTIAGGVQNNKELLQGVQEVFAHNVDSLHKEIKKLDERIAKMATA encoded by the exons ATGGCAGATCCCAAATATGAGAATCTCCCCGGCATA gCTTATGACCAACCCGACGTATACGAAACTGGCGATTTGCCTGAAGCTGACCAGCCTGACCCAGTGGAGGAGGAGGATAACGAGAATATTGAACAATTACACCTATCTGTGAAGGATTCATTTAATAAGTTCAAAGGCAAATTCTTAACTGGCACAGTTGACTTTTCTGATAGACTTAGCAGAAAATCTCGAATTGGGTACAG GGCTGGGGAGTGGGAGTTAGCGGCGGAAGGTGAGCCTGAGACTCCCCTGGAGCGTTACAACAGGCTGCGGTGTGAATTCTCAGAGTTACTTGAACAAGTTACTGAGCAACAGAACAAGGCCACTGAAAGTGAaaag GATGAGTACACAAAGTTGGCGGTCCAGATAAACTCTACAAAGAAACTTCTGGAAGAGTTGAAACTGGAGGAAGGAGAGCTGATTGATCCTAAGGCTgagaaattaaa GGAGTATTTATCAAGTAATGGTAAGAAGAAGCAAGGTGAACTGGTGACGGCACATTTGAAACTGAAGCCTGAGGTCAATCTAGCTTATACTACTAGGATAGCACAACTAGAACACAG GTTACACAAATTGGAACAGGCAGCTGGTGTCAGAGATGAGGAAGCATTTAGGAGACTGCAGGCAACTACTGGGCAG GCGACGTTATGTGGCGCAGCATCAGCTCTGGCGGCGCAGACATCGCTGCTCCGCGCGGGCGAGCTGGCGGCGGCCGAGGCCCGCGTGACGTCACTGCGGACCAACGTCGAAGCGCTCAAGGCTAGCGTCAAGCCTGCGGACCCGGAACTTGACGCCAAG gTGAACGAGTTATACAAGCTGTTGAAACAAATCGACGGTATTTCACATTCCGAGATATTAGAGCGTATGGAGGCGCTGGAAGCTTTACATAACCAGG CGTCAAACTTCGGCAAATCGCTAACAGAGTTAGAAACACTACAGACTACTATAGCGGGTGGAGTTCAGAACAACAAAGAACTACTTCAAGGTGTGCAGGAAGTCTTCGCTCACAACGTGGACAGTCTTCATAAGGAGATCAAGAAACTAGACGAAAGAATCGCAAAGATGGCCACCGCGTGA
- the LOC142977583 gene encoding venom carboxylesterase-6-like — translation MALKLYLFILFVGLVASQAPNPTVRIPHGVLQGSWRVSTKGRSYASFQGVPYARPPVGKYRFREPQQLKPWPGVWDATRVLSPCMQYDPLIGKIVGDENCLFVNVYTPRLQPGAMLPVVVFIHGGAYMYGEGGIYQPDHLMDRDVVVVTLNYRLGPLGFLSTGDTFSPGNYGLKDQSFALHWVKNNIMMFGGNPDSVTLTGCSAGGASVHYQLMSPLSRGTVSKAIAFSGAAFTSWTQDIKPVDKAKSLAGIVGCPTGTSKELIDCLRYRPAEVLVNGQKQMLEWRVNLFTVFNPVVEAPGVRDPFLQQYPYHATVAGATMNVPLITSVTSEEGLYPAAVYQSDPDILPDLEAHWEELAANIFEYNDTLPLRRRKEVAQAIKQHYLGGKPVSQETYPQLVQAVGDRLFVTHVGKLAQLHAATTGQPTYVYRYAYRGSMSFSELMARNDNDYGVSHGDDVVRIFKCPELDIKTEEDKVMTEQLINMVYSFATTGVPKLTNDGPAWPPVKPGAAELTYLDILSPTKTELKSTTDFGQKTFWDKLGFNENENYQPHLRDEL, via the exons ATGgctttaaaactatatttgtttatattattcgtGGGTTTGGTCGCTTCTCAGGCACCAAACCCGACGGTCAGAATACCTCATGGTGTTCTCCAAGGGTCGTGGAGGGTGTCTACAAAAGGCAGGTCGTATGCAAGCTTTCAAGGAGTGCCGTACGCTCGTCCGCCGGTCGGGAAGTACCGATTTAGG GAACCGCAACAGTTGAAACCATGGCCTGGAGTATGGGATGCCACCAGAGTACTCTCACCATGCATGCAGTACGATCCGTTGATTGGAAAGATCGTTG GTGACGAGAACTGCTTGTTCGTGAACGTGTACACTCCTCGGCTGCAGCCGGGCGCCATGCTGCCGGTGGTGGTGTTCATCCACGGAGGAGCCTACATGTACGGTGAGGGAGGCATCTACCAGCCCGATCATCTGATGGACCGGGATGTCGTCGTTGTAACGTTGAACTACAGACTGGGACCCCTAG GTTTCCTTAGCACAGGCGACACATTTAGTCCCGGTAACTACGGTCTAAAGGATCAGTCGTTCGCACTACACTGGGTCAAGAACAACATCATGATGTTCGGCGGCAACCCTGACAGTGTCACTCTGACTGGTTGCTCGGCAGGTGGCGCTAGTGTGCACTACCAACTGATGTCGCCTTTGTCCAGAG GTACGGTATCCAAGGCAATAGCATTCAGTGGTGCAGCTTTCACTTCATGGACTCAAGACATCAAGCCTGTAGACAAGGCGAAGTCTTTAGCTGGCATCGTGGGCTGCCCCACCGGCACTAGCAAGGAACTGATCGACTGCCTTAGGTACAGGCCAGCGGAGGTCCTGGTTAACGGACAGAAACAGATGCTG GAATGGAGAGTGAATCTATTCACGGTGTTCAACCCAGTGGTAGAGGCGCCCGGAGTGCGGGACCCGTTTCTGCAGCAGTACCCTTACCACGCGACAGTTGCTGGCGCCACGATGAACGTTCCTCTCATCACTTCTGTCACGTCAGAAGAAGGGTTATACCCTGCTGCAG TGTACCAGAGTGATCCAGACATCCTGCCGGATCTGGAAGCTCACTGGGAGGAGCTGGCTGCCAACATCTTCGAGTACAACGACACTCTTCCTCTGAGGAGACGTAAAGAGGTCGCACAGGCTATCAAGCAACACTACCTCGGCGGCAAACCAGTTAGTCAGGAGACTTATCCACAACTTGTGCAG GCCGTCGGTGATCGTCTATTCGTAACTCACGTGGGCAAGCTGGCACAACTCCACGCAGCCACGACTGGACAGCCCACATACGTCTACAGATACGCTTACCGTGGTTCCATGAGCTTCTCTGAACTGATGGCTCGCAACGATAATGACTATg GTGTGAGTCACGGCGACGATGTGGTTAGGATCTTCAAGTGCCCAGAGTTGGATATCAAGACTGAAGAAGACAAGGTGATGACCGAACAACTCATCAACATGGTCTACAGCTTTGCTACTACTGG AGTCCCAAAGCTAACAAATGACGGCCCAGCATGGCCTCCAGTGAAGCCAGGTGCCGCTGAACTGACGTACTTGGACATTTTATCCCCCACCAAGACTGAGCTCAAGTCCACCACCGACTTCGGACAGAAAACCTTCTGGGACAAACTGGGCTTCAACGAGAATGAAAACTATCAACCCCATCTGAGGGATGAGCTGTAA
- the LOC142977570 gene encoding B-cell receptor-associated protein 29, translating into MSLQWTIIATFLYAEIAIVLLLTLPVASPSKWNKFFKSKFLAYISGQASIYFLVLIGVLVLCLLDAIREMQKYSSIESTEHQHLDAEMQGNMRLFRAQRNFYISGFALFLLVVIRRLVQMITQLATLLAQSEANFRQAQSATVTARTLLDQAGAGDEKNKKELDELKSQITLLEKELNKEKKDKEAVKSQAESLNKEYDRLAEEHSKLQKKLTVAGGDGKKDE; encoded by the coding sequence atgagTCTTCAGTGGACAATCATCGCGACGTTTTTATACGCCGAAATAGCAATAGTTCTTCTCCTGACATTGCCGGTCGCAAGTCCTTCAAAATGGAACAAGTTCTTCAAGTCGAAGTTTCTCGCTTACATAAGTGGTCAAGCGTCTATTTACTTTTTAGTACTTATCGGTGTCCTAGTACTATGTCTTTTGGACGCTATCAGGGAGATGCAGAAGTATTCGAGCATCGAATCAACAGAACACCAACATCTGGATGCTGAAATGCAGGGTAACATGAGGTTATTCCGCGCTCAAAGGAACTTCTACATCTCTGGATTTGCGCTATTCCTGCTGGTGGTGATCCGCCGGTTAGTCCAGATGATTACACAATTGGCAACGTTATTGGCTCAGTCCGAAGCTAACTTCCGTCAAGCGCAGAGTGCTACTGTTACCGCCAGGACACTGTTAGACCAGGCTGGAGCTGGTGATGAGAAGAACAAGAAGGAGCTTGATGAGCTCAAGAGCCAAATTACTTTGTTGGAGAAAGAACTTAACAAAGAGAAGAAGGACAAGGAAGCAGTCAAATCCCAGGCTGAGAGCCTCAACAAGGAGTATGACAGACTTGCTGAGGAACACAGCAAACTGCAGAAGAAACTTACGGTAGCCGGGGGAGATGGCAAGAAAGatgaataa
- the LOC142977685 gene encoding trans-1,2-dihydrobenzene-1,2-diol dehydrogenase-like yields MSLRWGIVTAGNISHDFVNALNSYPDKGDQVIVAVAARDKGRAEAFAKLHNIEKAYGSYQELAANKDINVVYIGAINPDHYPITKFFLEHGKHILCEKPFALNLRQSESLIKLAKQKNLFLMEAIWSRFSPAYIDLEKDIAAGKLGDVKFVEGNFGLDYGDSERMKHRELGGSAILDIGIYLLHLAQFVFKDEPSKVTVSGSLYSSGVDESETVILDYPGGRRAVLNSHTRLTLHNKATIYGTKGRVTLEDPFHFPEKVTTVDGNTKEYVQHTTTLPTNYGNDAGLAYQTLEVARCIKQGLIESPRMPHKDTLLLAKLMTDIRHQVGARFDADDEQYP; encoded by the exons ATGTCTCTACGTTGGGGTATCGTGACAGCTGGAAATATCAGCCATGACTTCGTGAACGCTCTCAACAGTTACCCTGACAAGGGAGACCAGGTGATCGTCGCAGTCGCCGCCAGGGACAAGGGCAGGGCTGAAGCGTTCGCTAAATTGCACAACATTGAGAAAGCGTACGGTTCTTACCAAGAATTAGCCGCCAACAAAGACATAA ATGTCGTGTACATCGGCGCAATCAATCCTGACCACTACCCTATCACTAAGTTTTTCCTCGAGCACGGCAAACACATTCTATGCGAGAAACCATTCGCTTTAAATTTGAGACAATCAGAAAGCCTGATAAAACTCGCTAAGCAGAAGAATCTGTTCTTGATGGAGGCTATATGGTCGCGGTTTTCGCCTGCCTACATTGATTTAGAGAAGGACATTGCCGCTGGGAAGCTTGGTGACGTCAAATTCGTTGAAGGCAACTTCGGTCTCGATTACGGTGACTCTGAGAGGATGAA aCATAGGGAGCTAGGTGGTAGCGCAATACTGGATATTGGCATATACCTTCTGCATTTAGCACAATTCGTGTTCAAAGACGAGCCTTCCAAGGTCACGGTGTCTGGCAGCCTGTACTCGAGCGGTGTGGACGAGAGCGAGACTGTCATACTGGACTATCCTGGCGGTAGACGCGCCGTACTCAACTCTCATACCAGACTAACACTACACAACAAAGCCACGATTTATGGCACAAAAGGACGGGTTACC CTGGAAGATCCCTTCCATTTCCCGGAGAAGGTGACGACGGTAGATGGCAACACGAAAGAGTATGTGCAACACACTACAACCTTACCCACTAACTACGGAAATGACGCCGGCTTAGCGTACCAAACGCTAGAGGTCGCTAGGTGTATTAAACAAG GTCTGATCGAGTCGCCACGCATGCCTCACAAGGACACTCTGTTGTTGGCCAAGCTCATGACCGACATCCGACACCAAGTCGGCGCGCGGTTTGATGCTGATGATGAACAATATCcttaa
- the DCTN2-p50 gene encoding dynactin subunit 2 isoform X2, translating to MADPKYENLPGIAYDQPDVYETGDLPEADQPDPVEEEDNENIEQLHLSVKDSFNKFKGKFLTGTVDFSDRLSRKSRIGAGEWELAAEGEPETPLERYNRLRCEFSELLEQVTEQQNKATESEKDEYTKLAVQINSTKKLLEELKLEEGELIDPKAEKLKEYLSSNGKKKQGELVTAHLKLKPEVNLAYTTRIAQLEHRLHKLEQAAGVRDEEAFRRLQATTGQATLCGAASALAAQTSLLRAGELAAAEARVTSLRTNVEALKASVKPADPELDAKVNELYKLLKQIDGISHSEILERMEALEALHNQASNFGKSLTELETLQTTIAGGVQNNKELLQGVQEVFAHNVDSLHKEIKKLDERIAKMATA from the exons ATGGCAGATCCCAAATATGAGAATCTCCCCGGCATA gCTTATGACCAACCCGACGTATACGAAACTGGCGATTTGCCTGAAGCTGACCAGCCTGACCCAGTGGAGGAGGAGGATAACGAGAATATTGAACAATTACACCTATCTGTGAAGGATTCATTTAATAAGTTCAAAGGCAAATTCTTAACTGGCACAGTTGACTTTTCTGATAGACTTAGCAGAAAATCTCGAATTGG GGCTGGGGAGTGGGAGTTAGCGGCGGAAGGTGAGCCTGAGACTCCCCTGGAGCGTTACAACAGGCTGCGGTGTGAATTCTCAGAGTTACTTGAACAAGTTACTGAGCAACAGAACAAGGCCACTGAAAGTGAaaag GATGAGTACACAAAGTTGGCGGTCCAGATAAACTCTACAAAGAAACTTCTGGAAGAGTTGAAACTGGAGGAAGGAGAGCTGATTGATCCTAAGGCTgagaaattaaa GGAGTATTTATCAAGTAATGGTAAGAAGAAGCAAGGTGAACTGGTGACGGCACATTTGAAACTGAAGCCTGAGGTCAATCTAGCTTATACTACTAGGATAGCACAACTAGAACACAG GTTACACAAATTGGAACAGGCAGCTGGTGTCAGAGATGAGGAAGCATTTAGGAGACTGCAGGCAACTACTGGGCAG GCGACGTTATGTGGCGCAGCATCAGCTCTGGCGGCGCAGACATCGCTGCTCCGCGCGGGCGAGCTGGCGGCGGCCGAGGCCCGCGTGACGTCACTGCGGACCAACGTCGAAGCGCTCAAGGCTAGCGTCAAGCCTGCGGACCCGGAACTTGACGCCAAG gTGAACGAGTTATACAAGCTGTTGAAACAAATCGACGGTATTTCACATTCCGAGATATTAGAGCGTATGGAGGCGCTGGAAGCTTTACATAACCAGG CGTCAAACTTCGGCAAATCGCTAACAGAGTTAGAAACACTACAGACTACTATAGCGGGTGGAGTTCAGAACAACAAAGAACTACTTCAAGGTGTGCAGGAAGTCTTCGCTCACAACGTGGACAGTCTTCATAAGGAGATCAAGAAACTAGACGAAAGAATCGCAAAGATGGCCACCGCGTGA
- the LOC142977581 gene encoding glutamate receptor ionotropic, delta-1-like, producing the protein MLLKMTHLLPLELLLNSLIDKYLSTSYCISFFTHEPITFHSPVGFIYTILDEENLVEQILNVSEMGCSDYVVHMKEPHKFVAAFEIVIHKGNIRRSDRKIIILPHDDSSNDANLPTKVFSTKGSGFVANMLMATYYKRDIDCEVFDLITHKFVGPDEHIHEPLYLDRWNSCSNSFEKQVNLFPYDMTNLYGKTLRVAGFTYKPYVLLDVDTSLDPLGRDGIEVRIVDELCRWLNCTVEIVPEDIDQWGEIYENETGGIGVIGSVVEDRADLGITALYSWYEEWRVMDFSAAIVRTGITCVAPAPRLLSSWEMPLMPFTWYSWLAVVFTFFYASLGLLIAEGFPEDSHPFLTVFGMMIAQSQYESSVSWKIRSVTGWLLIVGLILGCAYGAGLATTFTVPRYEPSIDTVQDIVDRDMKWGATHDAWIFSLTLSTEPLVKQLVSQFRTGTFEELKRKSFTRSMAFSVEKLPAGNFAIGEYLTKDAVLDMMLMLEDFYYEQCVVMMRKSSPYTEKVNTLVGRLHQSGLMLAWETQVALKHLDYKVQQEVRLSRYKNEGGVTRRLGMTDVVGIFIMYVSGVVLAFAVFFGEIFANRRRVKKESIHIVQEDSIET; encoded by the exons aTGTTGTTAAAAATGACGCATTTGTTACCATTAGAATTACTCTTAAACTCACTCATAGATAAATACTTAAGCACTTCGTACTGTATTTCTTTCTTTACACATGAACCAATAACATTCCATTCTCCTGTAGGCTTCATTTACACAATTCTTGATGAAGAAAATCTTGTAGAGCAAATATTAAATGTGTCGGAAATGGGGTGTTCGGATTACGTGGTTCATATGAAAGAACCTCACAAGTTCGTGGCAGCCTTCGAGATAGTCATTCATAAAGGAAACATTCGAAGAAGTGACAGAAAGATCATCATTTTACCACACGATGACAGTTCGAACGACGCAAATTTGCCGACAAAAGTGTTCAGTACTAAAGGAAGCGGTTTCGTGGCTAATATGCTAATGGCTACGTATTATAAACGTGATATAGACTGTGAAGTATTTGATTTAATAACTCACAAATTCGTGGGTCCAGATGAACATATACACGAGCCATTGTACCTCGATCGGTGGAACTCTTGCTCGAACAGTTTTGAGAAACAAGTGAACTTGTTTCCGTACGATATGACTAATTTGTATGGCAAGACTTTGAGAGTAGCTGGATTTACGTACAAACCTTATGTATTGTTAGATGTTGATACTTCTTTAGATCCTTTAGGCAGAGATGGTATTGAAGTTAGAATAGTTGATGAACTTTGCAG ATGGCTGAATTGTACAGTGGAAATAGTCCCAGAAGATATAGATCAGTGGGGAGAGATTTATGAAAATGAGACTGGTGGTATTGGAGTAATTGGCAGTGTTGTAGAGGATCGCGCTGATTTGGGAATAA CTGCCCTCTACTCTTGGTATGAAGAATGGAGGGTGATGGACTTTTCAGCAGCTATAGTACGAACGGGTATAACGTGCGTCGCTCCGGCACCAAG GTTACTATCCAGTTGGGAGATGCCGTTAATGCCATTTACTTGGTACTCCTGGCTAGCCGTGGTCTTCACGTTTTTCTACGCGTCGCTTGGTCTTTTGATAGCAGAAGGATTCCCAGAAGATTCGCATCCATTTTTGACTGTGTTTGGCATGATGATAGCGCAA TCCCAATATGAATCAAGCGTGTCATGGAAGATCAGAAGCGTGACCGGTTGGTTACTGATCGTTGGTTTGATCCTCGGCTGTGCATACGGCGCGGGACTCGCGACCACCTTCACAGTACCTCGATATGAACCATCCATCGACACGGTTCAAGATATCGTCGATAGAGATATGAAATGGGGAGCCACTCACGACGCCTGGATATTTTCACTCACTTTGTCTACAGAA CCTTTAGTAAAACAGTTAGTAAGTCAGTTCCGAACAGGCACGTTTGAAGAACTGAAAAGAAAGAGTTTTACAAGAAGCATGGCGTTTAGCGTTGAAAAATTGCCAGCAG GCAACTTCGCCATAGGTGAATATCTTACCAAAGACGCAGTTCTGGACATGATGTTGATGTTGGAAGACTTCTACTATGAGCAGTGCGTAGTCATGATGAGGAAAAGTTCGCCTTATACGGAGAAAGTTAACACGTTGGTCGGCAGACTGCATCAGTCTGGGTTAATGCTGGCTTGGGAGACACAG GTAGCATTAAAACACCTGGATTACAAGGTCCAACAGGAGGTGAGGCTATCGCGATATAAAAACGAAGGTGGCGTGACCAGGCGCTTGGGTATGACTGATGTTGTG GGTATCTTCATAATGTACGTGTCTGGAGTGGTCTTGGCATTCGCCGTCTTCTTCGGAGAAATATTTGCGAATCGTCGTAGAGTGAAGAAAGAATCGATACATATTGTACAAGAAGATAGTATTGAGACGTGA